A genomic stretch from Alosa sapidissima isolate fAloSap1 chromosome 3, fAloSap1.pri, whole genome shotgun sequence includes:
- the LOC121706294 gene encoding protein outspread: MTRLGEDGQWKKHWFVLTDQSLRFYRDSIAEAAADLDGEINLSTCYDVTDFPVQRNFGFQIHTKEGVFTLCAMTSGLRQNWIQAMKKNIRAPVNLDVTSCAIPRLIGTRSSASAAPRGAPLETEKRSRVRERRREGRYRTYDWSEFCLKNPKHEEPGVSAQRRQDSITPPVVSPPSSSLSAASSMSSAMSQPIRDHAREGAGPERAGPQTPTNNGAEGAGLLPPPTLSFTPPEESEKETAQGFHGDSSDRQEANEDRGTLNFDLTGDRKDGMADEKQDNETVQITPTPLSPIFSSSSSSSSSSSSSSSTSSVQTDLSERVDQLQVLRGELEAERGRALTQREESQQSGGRFRTELADGVQKQEEVESKLQEAETKLQGAESRLQDLQSCLETAESALREREDTIGELRSRLEATAGRLRSMEEAEEQKEQRLKKHLLLLQESQERERRSLGASLEMAEQRVHELEERLQRQEAQWAAELQRRSADLDGRRGELERRCGELAAQLEESDGEVGRLRERLRAEETLYYDLEHSYERVREDLECAKGREQSCEERCRHLLERKERELQEMLVKMAALGNSLEETEQRLHEAREESGSRRCASCCAIVSEWQEQPTSKASTPTTSPTQPLPSTCREDDVRQKVWRGSVASPYEDASSTAAAAGEESDKVISVIQALESKLSDTEERLREITLHLQQQQQQQHSSIHTLSHLGLPLSSSFTKDTEQCDSADANDNANANMKFQGNCRAEGKGPDGEGVTKGKRGGPGPVPVEVVSALALILSEMASALEQPAGELRGRLSDLHQEAHKQRSIHGNTRSAHLLFHRSDLGFSTDPGAVESAGVLESGEISDACVRAELAYLTHALLTDTLHEQPGRDSSDSSDDDDDCSWGATGGEPRPVGGRELADLGPPELTLYQGQEDELHQGDTSEHQCRGAEQGLVGELHAQAQALRHLSLQLQMEKSRTTLTDSSAAAATLTSPDVLREALLHGQSIYVAWRARAAVQREAGTLRSQYERAVSECQVVCSSMETLFQEQGERYEARLREESHALDLALSQLEKEQEARAAAEASARERAEEVQKLETEFREKLQELQEIHEEEMGRLHGYYAQVTTSARAGQVNGRERVGLASIANLKEQIRELEEEVVSLRDELANRKERGDSEAQEADHQRDLDSLKTTFERGISSMEESHRKVLEDLRRQHQREVERLKEERDQLLQEETNATIAAIEAMRKAHVAELEKTQRSHRSKASADTRSPHSHYDEELDSLHRELEVLSEQYSHKCLENRQLSRAIEAERQALSLSQRENLELQTQNQGLKKRLAAEISYVRSNKNGECRDKTDTHIKDLYQLEVTLRVREAEIQYLKQEISSLKDELQVSTRYSEELYSELREFKSQRDTSNAHEDCLSVLGRIDLMKSRSSPEFWKDLSGLNHPVQSKTQTHTKDALSPEEKMKLFESM, from the exons ATGACCAGGCTGGGTGAAGATGGCCAA TGGAAGAAGCACTGGTTTGTCCTGACCGACCAGAGTCTTCGATTCTACAGAGACTCCATTGCAGaagcg GCTGCTGATCTAGATGGGGAGATCAACCTGTCCACTTGTTATGATGTCACAGACTTTCCTGTCCAAAGGAACTTTGGCTTCCAGATCCAT ACCAAAGAGGGAGTGTTTACACTCTGCGCAATGACATCTGGGCTCCGACAGAACTGGATCCAGGCGATGAAGAAGAACATACGTGCTCCTGTCAACCTGGATGTAACAAG CTGTGCAATACCGCGATTAATAGGAACAAGAAGTTCAGCATCAGCAGCACCCCGAGGTGCACCACtggagacagagaaaaggagCCGAGTCCGTGAGCGGCGACGCGAGGGGCGCTACAGAACGTACGACTGGTCAGAGTTCTGCCTGAAAAATCCCAAACATGAAGAGCCAGGGGTCTCAGCGCAGAGACGTCAGGACTCCATCACTCCTCCCGTCGTTtcacctccctcctcctccctctccgccGCCTCCTCCATGTCCTCAGCCATGTCCCAACCAATCAGAGACCACGCACGGGAAGGGGCAGGGCCAGAGAGAGCTGGTCCCCAGACCCCAACCAATAACGGTGCAGAGGGGGCCGGCCTGCTACCCCCGCCAACTCTCAGCTTCACTCCACCTGAGGAGTCTGAGAAGGAGACTGCGCAGGGTTTCCACGGTGACAGCTCTGACAGGCAAGAGGCTAATGAGGACAGAGGGACACTAAACTTTGACCTCACGGGAGACAGGAAAGATGGCATGGCAGATGAAAAGCAAGATAACGAGACCGTACAG ATCACACCCACCCCTTTATCTCCAATTTTTTCTTCATCAtcgtcttcctcttcctcctcctcctcctcctcatccacaTCTTCTGTGCAGACTGACTTGTCAGAGCGTGTCGACCAACTCCAGGTCCTACGCGGTGAGCTGGAGGCAGAGCGTGGGAGGGCCCTGACTCAAAGGGAAGAGTCTCAGCAGAGTGGAGGTCGCTTCCGCACCGAACTAGCTGATGGAGTGCAGAAGCAGGAAGAGGTGGAGTCTAAGCTCCAGGAGGCGGAGACTAAGCTCCAGGGGGCGGAGTCCCGTCTCCAGGACCTCCAGTCGTGCCTGGAGACGGCCGAGTCGGCTCTCCGGGAGCGCGAGGACACCATCGGGGAGCTGCGCTCGCGCCTGGAGGCCACAGCCGGGCGCCTGAGGAGCAtggaggaggctgaggagcaGAAGGAGCAGCGCCTGAAGAAGCACCTCCTGCTGCTGCAGGAGAGCCAGGAGCGCGAGCGCCGCAGCCTGGGCGCCAGCCTGGAGATGGCCGAGCAGCGGGTCCACGAGCTGGAGGAGCGGCTGCAGCGGCAGGAGGCGCAGTGGGCCGCCGAGCTGCAGCGCAGGAGCGCCGATCTGGACGGGAGGCGCGGCGAGCTGGAGAGGAGGTGCGGCGAGCTGGCCGCCCAGCTGGAGGAGTCGGACGGCGAGGTGGGGCGCCTGCGCGAGCGCCTGCGGGCCGAGGAGACGCTCTACTACGACCTGGAGCACAGCTACGAGCGCGTGCGCGAGGACCTGGAGTGCGCCAAGGGCCGCGAGCAGAGCTGCGAGGAGCGCTGCCGCCACCTGCTGGAGCGGAAGGAGCGCGAGCTGCAGGAGATGCTGGTGAAGATGGCGGCGCTGGGGAACAGCCTGGAGGAGACGGAGCAGCGGCTGCATGAGGCGCGCGAGGAGAGCGGGAGTCGTCGTTGCGCCTCCTGCTGCGCAATCGTCTCAGAGTGGCAGGAGCAACCCACATCAAAAGCCAGCACTCCAACAACCAGCCCAACGCAGCCACTACCGAGCACCTGCAGAGAGGACGACGTCAGGCAGAAGGTGTGGAGAGGTAGCGTAGCGTCACCTTACGAGGACGCGTCGTCCACTGCAGCAGCGGCGGGAGAGGAGTCGGACAAAGTGATCTCGGTGATCCAGGCGCTCGAAAGCAAGCTGAGCGACACAGAGGAGAGGCTGAGGGAGATCACACTCCacctacagcagcagcagcagcagcagcacagcagcatacacaccctctctcatCTTGGGCTTCCACTGAGCAGCAGCTTCACTAAAGACACAGAGCAATGTGACAGCGCTGATGCTAATGATAATGCTAACGCTAACATGAAGTTCCAGGGCAACTGCAGAGCAGAGGGAAAAGGCCCAGATGGAGAAGGGGTAACAAAGGGGAAAAGGGGAGGCCCAGGGCCAGTCCCCGTTGAAGTGGTTTCAGCCCTGGCCCTGATTCTCAGCGAGATGGCGAGTGCTCTGGAACAGCCAGCTGGAGAGTTACGGGGTCGTCTCTCTGACCTTCACCAGGAAGCCCACAAGCAGAGAAGTATCCATGGCAACACGAGATCAGCACACCTCCTCTTTCACAGGAGTGACCTGGGATTCTCAACCGACCCTGGAGCTGTGGAGAGCGCAGGTGTGCTAGAGAGTGGGGAAATCAGCGACGCGTGTGTGAGAGCAGAGCTCGCGTACCTCACCCACGCGCTCCTCACGGACACACTCCACGAGCAGCCAGGGCGAGATTCCTCGGATTCCTCGGACGATGACGACGACTGCTCCTGGGGGGCCACCGGAGGGGAGCCCCGACCCGTGGGCGGCCGCGAGCTAGCAGACCTCGGCCCCCCAGAGCTCACCCTGTACCAGGGCCAGGAGGACGAGCTGCACCAGGGAGACACAAGTGAGCACCAGTGCAGAGGAGCAGAACAGGGCCTGGTCGGCGAGCTCCACGCTCAGGCCCAGGCGCTGCGCCACCTGTCCCTCCAGCTCCAGATGGAGAAAAGCAGGACGACACTGACCGACTCATCGGCGGCGGCGGCAACCCTGACATCCCCAGACGTCCTGAGGGAAGCGCTCCTGCACGGCCAGTCCATCTACGTGGCGTGGCGAGCACGGGCAGCTGTGCAGCGGGAGGCGGGCACCCTGCGCTCGCAGTACGAGCGGGCAGTCAGCGAGTGCCAGGTGGTGTGCAGCAGCATGGAGACGCTCTTCCAGGAGCAGGGTGAGCGCTACGAGGCGCGCCTCCGCGAGGAGAGCCACGCCCTGGACCTCGCCCTCTCCCAGCTGGAGAAGGAGCAGGAGGCGCGTGCCGCGGCCGAAGCCAGCGCCCGGGAGAGGGCCGAGGAGGTGCAGAAGCTGGAGACGGAGTTCCGGGAGAAGCTGCAGGAGCTCCAGGAGATCCACGAGGAGGAGATGGGCCGTCTCCATGGTTACTATGCGCAGGTCACCACCTCGGCCAGGGCGGGCCAGGTGAACGGTCGTGAGAGGGTGGGGCTGGCGTCCATTGCAAACTTAAAAGAGCAAATCAGAGAGCTGGAGGAAGAGGTGGTCAGTCTGAGGGATGAGCTGGCAAACAGGAAGGAGAGGGGAGACTCCGAAGCACAAGAGGCTGACCACCAGAGGGATCTGGACAGCCTAAAG acgacGTTTGAGCGCGGCATCAGTAGCATGGAGGAGAGCCACCGTAAGGTTCTGGAGGACCTGCGGCGTCAGCACCAGCGAGAGGTGGAACGCctaaaggaggagagggaccAGCTCCTGCAGGAGGAGACCAACGCCACTATAGCag CTATTGAGGCGATGAGGAAGGCTCATGTGGCAGAGCTGGAGAAAACCCAGAGGAGCCATCGCAGCAAAGCCAGCGCAGACACCCGCTCTCCGCACTCTCactatga TGAGGAGCTGGATTCTCTACACAGAGAGCTGGAGGTGTTATCAGAGCAGTACTCTCACAAGTGCCTGGAGAACAGACAGCTGAGCCGAGCCATAGAGGCCGAGAGACAAGCACTGAGCCTCAGCCAGAGAGAGAACCTGGAGCTACAGACCCAGAATCAG
- the eps8l1a gene encoding epidermal growth factor receptor kinase substrate 8-like protein 1a isoform X2 translates to MQSAPPVLPRKHSLIRLLKPPGVISPVNGTQTKKISPPTVNAEREVELLNHCFDDVERFMGRLQQAAEARSVLEQRSKKNKKSRRKSKKEKDDDLLTQKATPPAEEEFVDIFQKVKYSLSLLDRLKDSISHPSSGELVHYVFTPLNLMVKTTGGPSLAASVSSPALTSGAVTLLQDTLKEKEKELWMSLGPNWTSTHSQLGEAASPFTPVFLDGWQPALCDADGHPLEDPVESQQRYDTLVESQAAQQEAEIPHQPTEVDSGGLAPDAERLYCCSYDFVARNSSELSVLQGETLEVIESAKRWWKCKNSYDQIGFVPFNILEPLSAVENAEAVQRQQSKKVPIAPPARRFSYSASSPVEASPPGFDGLPAGEGGGDVGVYNDELMQRLVNGRSGSMRPLVIPRATETSAPLDYHSPPAEVQSWLRGKGFSEDTVQSLGILTGAQLFSLNKEELRAVSPEEGVRVYSQITVQKALLEDVRNVTELEEVMEKQKMKVDLKMEAGQL, encoded by the exons ATGCAGTCTGCTCCACCTGTTCTCCCTCGGAAACACTCATTAATCAGACTACTGAAGCCTCCTGGAGTTATCAGCCcag TGAATGGAACTCAGACTAAAAAAATAAGTCCACCAACAGTTAATGCAGAGAGAGaagtg GAACTCTTAAATCACTGCTTCGATGATGTGGAGCGCTTTATGGGCCGTCTGCAGCAGGCAGCCGAGGCCCGGAGTGTTCTGGAACAGCGCTCCAAGAAGAACAAGAAGAGCAGGAGAAAGAGCAAAAAGGAGAAAGATG atgaccTGCTGACTCAAAAAGCGACTCCTCCTGCAGAAGAAGAATTTGTGGACATTTTTCAGAAAGTCAAGTATTCCCTCAGTCTGCTG GATCGTTTGAAAGACTCAATATCACATCCCAGTTCAGGAGAGCTCGTCCATTATGTCTTTACTCCACTGAACTTG atgGTGAAAACCACTGGAGGTCCCTCATTGGCTGCATCCGTCTCGAGTCCAGCGCTAACCAGTGGAGCGGTCACCCTGCTGCAGGACACTctaaaagagaaggagaaggagctgTGGATGTCATTGGGACCCAACTGGACCTCAACACA TTCTCAACTCGGTGAGGCCGCGTCTCCTTTCACTCCTGTGTTTCTGGATGGCTGGCAACCAGCTCTGTGTGACGCGGATGGGCACCCTCTGGAGGATCCTGTTGAGTCACAGCAGAGATATGATACTTTAGTGGAGAGCCAGGCAGCTCAGCAG GAGGCTGAAATTCCACATCAGCCAACTGAAGT GGACAGTGGAGGTTTGGCTCCAGATGCTGAGAGGCTGTATTGCTGCAGTTATGACTTTGTGGCCAGAAACAGCAGTGAGCTTTCTGTCCTGCAGGGGGAGACACTCGAG GTGATTGAGTCAGCCAAGCGCTGGTGGAAATGCAAGAATAGCTACGATCAGATTGGCTTTGTCCCTTTCAACATTCTGGAGCCTCTGTCTGCCGTTGAAAATGCAGAAGCTGTTCAAAGACAACAGTCCAAG AAAGTGCCCATAGCTCCACCAGCCCGGAGATTCTCCTATTCGGCCTCCAGTCCTGTTGAGGCCTCGCCCCCAGGCTTTGATGGCCTGCCagcgggggagggagggggagatgtAG GTGTGTATAACGATGAGCTCATGCAACGGCTGGTAAATGGACGATCGGGGTCAATGCGGCCACTGGTCATCCCCCGGGCAACAGAGACCTCCGCCCCTCTCGACTACCACTCACCCCCTGCAGAAGTCCAGAGCTGGCTAAGAGGCAAAGGATTCAGTGAGGA CACGGTGCAGAGTCTGGGGATTCTAACAGGAGCTCAGCTCTTCTCATTAAACAAAGAGGAGCTGCGCGCAGTCTCTCCAGAAGAGGGCGTCAGAGTCTACAGCCAGATCACAGTGCAGAAAGCCCTGTTGGAG GATGTGAGAAACGTCACCGAGCTAGAGGAGGTGATGGAGAAACAGAAAATGAAGGTGGATTTGAAAATGGAGGCTGGACAGCTGTAA
- the eps8l1a gene encoding epidermal growth factor receptor kinase substrate 8-like protein 1a isoform X1, whose product MMQSAPPVLPRKHSLIRLLKPPGVISPVNGTQTKKISPPTVNAEREVELLNHCFDDVERFMGRLQQAAEARSVLEQRSKKNKKSRRKSKKEKDDDLLTQKATPPAEEEFVDIFQKVKYSLSLLDRLKDSISHPSSGELVHYVFTPLNLMVKTTGGPSLAASVSSPALTSGAVTLLQDTLKEKEKELWMSLGPNWTSTHSQLGEAASPFTPVFLDGWQPALCDADGHPLEDPVESQQRYDTLVESQAAQQEAEIPHQPTEVDSGGLAPDAERLYCCSYDFVARNSSELSVLQGETLEVIESAKRWWKCKNSYDQIGFVPFNILEPLSAVENAEAVQRQQSKKVPIAPPARRFSYSASSPVEASPPGFDGLPAGEGGGDVGVYNDELMQRLVNGRSGSMRPLVIPRATETSAPLDYHSPPAEVQSWLRGKGFSEDTVQSLGILTGAQLFSLNKEELRAVSPEEGVRVYSQITVQKALLEDVRNVTELEEVMEKQKMKVDLKMEAGQL is encoded by the exons ATG ATGCAGTCTGCTCCACCTGTTCTCCCTCGGAAACACTCATTAATCAGACTACTGAAGCCTCCTGGAGTTATCAGCCcag TGAATGGAACTCAGACTAAAAAAATAAGTCCACCAACAGTTAATGCAGAGAGAGaagtg GAACTCTTAAATCACTGCTTCGATGATGTGGAGCGCTTTATGGGCCGTCTGCAGCAGGCAGCCGAGGCCCGGAGTGTTCTGGAACAGCGCTCCAAGAAGAACAAGAAGAGCAGGAGAAAGAGCAAAAAGGAGAAAGATG atgaccTGCTGACTCAAAAAGCGACTCCTCCTGCAGAAGAAGAATTTGTGGACATTTTTCAGAAAGTCAAGTATTCCCTCAGTCTGCTG GATCGTTTGAAAGACTCAATATCACATCCCAGTTCAGGAGAGCTCGTCCATTATGTCTTTACTCCACTGAACTTG atgGTGAAAACCACTGGAGGTCCCTCATTGGCTGCATCCGTCTCGAGTCCAGCGCTAACCAGTGGAGCGGTCACCCTGCTGCAGGACACTctaaaagagaaggagaaggagctgTGGATGTCATTGGGACCCAACTGGACCTCAACACA TTCTCAACTCGGTGAGGCCGCGTCTCCTTTCACTCCTGTGTTTCTGGATGGCTGGCAACCAGCTCTGTGTGACGCGGATGGGCACCCTCTGGAGGATCCTGTTGAGTCACAGCAGAGATATGATACTTTAGTGGAGAGCCAGGCAGCTCAGCAG GAGGCTGAAATTCCACATCAGCCAACTGAAGT GGACAGTGGAGGTTTGGCTCCAGATGCTGAGAGGCTGTATTGCTGCAGTTATGACTTTGTGGCCAGAAACAGCAGTGAGCTTTCTGTCCTGCAGGGGGAGACACTCGAG GTGATTGAGTCAGCCAAGCGCTGGTGGAAATGCAAGAATAGCTACGATCAGATTGGCTTTGTCCCTTTCAACATTCTGGAGCCTCTGTCTGCCGTTGAAAATGCAGAAGCTGTTCAAAGACAACAGTCCAAG AAAGTGCCCATAGCTCCACCAGCCCGGAGATTCTCCTATTCGGCCTCCAGTCCTGTTGAGGCCTCGCCCCCAGGCTTTGATGGCCTGCCagcgggggagggagggggagatgtAG GTGTGTATAACGATGAGCTCATGCAACGGCTGGTAAATGGACGATCGGGGTCAATGCGGCCACTGGTCATCCCCCGGGCAACAGAGACCTCCGCCCCTCTCGACTACCACTCACCCCCTGCAGAAGTCCAGAGCTGGCTAAGAGGCAAAGGATTCAGTGAGGA CACGGTGCAGAGTCTGGGGATTCTAACAGGAGCTCAGCTCTTCTCATTAAACAAAGAGGAGCTGCGCGCAGTCTCTCCAGAAGAGGGCGTCAGAGTCTACAGCCAGATCACAGTGCAGAAAGCCCTGTTGGAG GATGTGAGAAACGTCACCGAGCTAGAGGAGGTGATGGAGAAACAGAAAATGAAGGTGGATTTGAAAATGGAGGCTGGACAGCTGTAA